Sequence from the Sulfurimonas hongkongensis genome:
CACCAAAGCAATCAGAATCAATGATGCTATTGTGTATCTTTTTATATACATAACTCGCTCCTTAAAATTTAACTAGACTTCTCTACTATCTCTCTACAATCTATGCAGTATATCGCATGAGGCTTAACTTTTAGTCTTTGAAAACCTATCGAGTCTTCACACATCTCACATATACCATAATCACCATTGGCAATCTTTGCTAAAGTGACTTCTATCTCTCTTAACTCTTTTTGTTGTTGGTTTACTATCGCACTCTCTACCATGGAGTTGTTATTTACCGAAGCGTGATCGCCCTCATCATTTAACTCTAAAGAACTTAACTGAAACAACTCAGCATTAACACCCGAAATATTTTTTACAATTTGATCTTTTCTACTCTCTAGTATCTCTTTAAAGTAGTTTAATTCACTCTCTTGCACTTACACTTTCCTTCATTTATGATATGGATGATTACTCAGTATTGAAAAACCTCTATAAATCTGCTCTAGCAAAACTACTTTTGCTATTTTATGACTCATTGTGAGATTACTTAAACTTATGACTGCATCACTTTGTTGTAAAAAGTCTTCATGCAATCCATAAGCGCCGCCTATGAAAAATTTAACGGACATTCTATCATTTAATAGCTTACTAAATTCAAAACTATCTATTATTTTGCCCTCAGGATGCAAACTTACACAAAAGCCACTGCCCATATAGGGTGAAAAAGCTCTTGTGTATGCTTCTTTTGAGGCATCTGATGAGATAGTGTGTGCTTTTGTTACATCTTTTGAAAAAAGCTCTATATCCTCCACTTTTGTAAAACGGGATATCATTTTTGTAAGCTCTTTATATAGTGGATCATAAGTTGAGCGTTCTTTTTTTGCGATGCTAATAATCTCTATCTTCACTTATAAAAGCCCGCTTCCTATAACTCTATAAGTAACATTGCTAAACTCGTCATCAAGTTTCACGCCACCAATAGCAGCGACTAGATGCTTTGACTTTGCGGCTATAGAGTCTAACTCTTTACCTAAGATAGTAGATATATTTGATTTTGTAGAACTCTCTCTATATGCACCAAGTCCTATATAGTTTAAGTCCATCTCATTTGCAAGAAGAACTTCTGCTTCATTATGAGTTGAGATGCCAAGAAGTTTTTCTTTTATAACACTTCTAAGTATCTTTACCGCCTTAATGGCATCTGCATCTATTGATTTTAAATCCTCTTGTCCTACATGAACGCCATCACAAAACTCTACAAGCTCATAAGCATCATTTACTATCAAAAAGCCATCATATATTTTTCTAATCGCTATAAGTTGCTGCTTTATAAAAGCTATATCTGCATTTTTATTTCTATACTGAATAATCTCTGCTTTGTTAGCTTTTGCAACTCTTACAAACTCTTCTAAAGTGAGCTCATTTCTATCAAGGAGTTCTTGGTCACATAAGGCATAGAGTCTCATTAAGCAACTTTTAGAAGTGTTAACATGTCTGAGAGAGTCTTTTTAAGCTCATTTCTATTTACTATCATATCGATAGATCCTTTTTCAAGCAAAAATTCCGCTCTTTGAAAACCATCAGGAAGAGCTGAACCTATAGTCTGCTCTATTACTCTTTGCCCTGCAAAGCCTATCAAAGCACCCGGTTCTGCGATTATAATATCGCCTAGAGTTGCAAATGAAGCACTAACTCCACCCATAGTTGGGTCTGTTAAAACTGAGATATATGGGATGTTGTATCTTGCAAGTTTTGCAAGAGCTGCTGATGTTTTACTCATCTGCAAAAGAGAGAAAGTACTCTCTTGCATCCTCGCACCTCCACTAGCACTCAGTATGACTAAACCTTGTCTTTTTTCTATAGCACGATTTACTGCTCGCACTATCTTCTCACCCTCTACAGAGCCTAAAGAGCCACCCATAAAGGCAAAGTCAAAGATTACAATTTGAGCATCAACTCCGTTCATAATTATCTCACCACTAACCACAGATGATTTTCTTCCAGTCTTAGCAAAGCCCTCTTCTATTCTTTTTGTGTAAGCTTTAGAGTCCACAAATTTTATAGGGTCTACTGGATGAAGATTTGCATCATACTCTACAAATGAGCCTTCATCTTCTAAAAGTTTTATTCTCTCTTTTACACCGATGCGAAGATGAAAACCGCATTTTGGACAGACATAGTTTTGATTTTCTACCTCTTTGTAGTACATCAAAGAGTGACAAGATTTACACTTTACCCAGTGTGAAGATGATTCGTTTTTAATGGCTTCTTTTTTATTTGAGTTAAAAGAAAAAATGCTTAAGAGATTCAAAGAGTATCCTTTTTATATATAAAATTGCGAGCGATTATATCGTATTTATACTTTAAACTGTAAAAATCATATAGATTGTATCAATATTATTTACTGTTTTATAGATTTTAATTATACTTAAAGTAATTTTATATATTATGATAAGGTGACAAATTAATGACAATTTTATGTTAAACTTTTATGTAATTGAACCTTCTGATTAATTTATAAACTAGATTCCGTGTCAAGCACGGAATGACGGGACACGCGTCATCCTGAACAAACAAACCGTCATCCTGAACAAACAAACCGTCATACTGAACTTGATTCAGGATCTACCTTAATAATTATTCAGAGCACTCAATTAAAAAAAGATAAAGACTTCAAAGGTTAAATATGAGCAAGGATACCAAACAAAGCGCCGATTTGGCAAAAGAGTTACACCAAACAAATAAGATTCTTAAAGAGTATAAAAAGGCTGTTGATGAGTCAACAATCTTCTCTATTGGTGATTTAAGCGGGAAAATAACTTATGCAAATAAACAATTTAGAAGTATCTCTGGCTATACGCTAGAAGAACTTATAGGAAAGCCTCACTCTATAGTCCGTGATCCAAACACTCCAAAAGAGATATTTGAAGATATGTGGCAAACTATACAAAATAAAAAAGTATGGAGAGGAACTCTAAGTAACCGCAAAAAAAATGGTGAGATCTACTATGTAGATGCGACTATAGTCCCCATCCTTGATGAAAATGATGAGATTGTTGAGTATGCAGGAATACGAAGCGACATCACACTTTTAGTAAATAAAGAGAAGGAACTCCTAGAATTAAGAGATAAACAGAGATTTGAAGATGTTGATAAAGCACTAAAAATTACCAACTCAAACATTTTAGCATCTATACCAATTGCATCTATCCTTGTATGTGAAAGATCTCATAAAATCATAGGGTTCAATGAGTGTTTTGAATCTATGTTTTTTGAGAGTTCATTTTTACAAAAAGAGCCTAAAATAGGCGAACTTTTACTAAAAAATGAAGATGATGCCATCTATGAAGATGAGCAGATTAGTTTTGTTCAAAGATATGAATTATTAACTCCAGATTGTAAAGCCTACATAGATGTTAATGGCGAAAAAGTTGAGTTTTTGATGGGTGTAAAAAAACTTAGCGAAGCTTTTATTGTCTCTTTTGCTGCTAAGGGATATGCATGCAAAACTACCATATAAAAAACCATTTTACACTTGAGAATCCAATCGTAGAAGTAAAACTACAAGAAGACAATATCTCTTTTGTAGATTCTCAAAATGTTTTATATATCTTTGATAAAAAATTCAAATTGTCCTTAAAAATGAAGCTAGACAAAAGTAATGATACCAGACATATGTTTTGCAATGAGTTTAATATCTCTAAAAACAGTATCTCTGTGCCCTTGAAAAAAAATCTCATCTCAACTCTCTATAATGAAGGGAAGATAAAGGCCACATTTAAAAGTACTATCCATCAAAGTAATATAAACTTCACCCGTTATTCTAAAGATGCTAAATATCTACTAAGTGCTAGTCTAGATGGAAAGGTTTTTATACACGACTTAGAGACAAAAACCATAAGATATAGTTATAAAAACAGACCAGATTACTGTTCATATGCTACTTTTTCACACAAAAACAAACTTGTTTTTGTGTCATACTTTAATCGTACTAATACTCTACTAAACCTACAAGATGACACTCTTGTAGAGTTTAATACTAACGACCCTATAGAACTTGCGATTTTTTTTGATGAAGATAGAAAACTCTTTTTAGCAAATAGAGAGGGTTATAGTATTATTTATGACTGCATAGAAAAAGAGATTATAAGTCAAAAAGTTCTTTTTACTCACTGGCCAACTAGTGCAACTCTCTCACAAAACAGAAAAAACATAGTAATTGGCACTAGAACAAACAAGCTTTACATAATAGACCCTTTTAAAAATGAGCTTATAAATAGCATGGATTTTGAAGATAGTGCAGTCGCAAATGTTGATATAAAAAACAATGACTTACTTATAGGCTTTACAAATGGAAATCTATCTTTAATAGACTTAAGCTACAAAAAAGAGCAGTTTCTTCATCATGTAAATCTAAAAGAGTATGACAAAGCCAAGGAGATACTAGATAGTAACTGCTTTTTATATCTTGATGATGCTATAGATAAATTCAAAAAGAGTTTTGATGAAGTTTTAGTAAAAGCAAAAGAACTTATTACCAAAAAGTTTGTTGATGAAGCTATAAAGCTAGTAGATCCTTTTATGCAATATAAAGAGTTCAAAACAAAGATAGATGCACTTCTTATACAACAAGACCATATAGCCCACTTTATAGAAGCAGTTGAAAAAAAAGAAATACAAAATGCTTACTTTTTTGCTCAAAAATACCCAATAATAGAGTCCCTCCACTACTATACTTTACTAGAAAACCGCTGGGAAAAAATTTATGCCGAAGCTAGAAGTGCATTAGAAGAAGATCCTCTTAGAGGTGTACATAAAGCAAAAAATATCTTAAGTCCTTATGAGAAAATCCCACAAAAGAGTGAACTTATAAAGTTTCTTCTAAACAATAGTGTAATGTTGAGTAGAGCTGATGCAGCGGTGAAAAAGCAGGACTTTAAAACATATTTTAGACTTGTAGAAGAGTTTGATTTTTTAAAACAAACCAGACTCTTTAAAAAGATA
This genomic interval carries:
- a CDS encoding 23S rRNA (pseudouridine(1915)-N(3))-methyltransferase RlmH, whose protein sequence is MKIEIISIAKKERSTYDPLYKELTKMISRFTKVEDIELFSKDVTKAHTISSDASKEAYTRAFSPYMGSGFCVSLHPEGKIIDSFEFSKLLNDRMSVKFFIGGAYGLHEDFLQQSDAVISLSNLTMSHKIAKVVLLEQIYRGFSILSNHPYHK
- a CDS encoding thiamine phosphate synthase, giving the protein MRLYALCDQELLDRNELTLEEFVRVAKANKAEIIQYRNKNADIAFIKQQLIAIRKIYDGFLIVNDAYELVEFCDGVHVGQEDLKSIDADAIKAVKILRSVIKEKLLGISTHNEAEVLLANEMDLNYIGLGAYRESSTKSNISTILGKELDSIAAKSKHLVAAIGGVKLDDEFSNVTYRVIGSGLL
- the dksA gene encoding RNA polymerase-binding protein DksA is translated as MQESELNYFKEILESRKDQIVKNISGVNAELFQLSSLELNDEGDHASVNNNSMVESAIVNQQQKELREIEVTLAKIANGDYGICEMCEDSIGFQRLKVKPHAIYCIDCREIVEKSS
- a CDS encoding PAS domain-containing protein, with amino-acid sequence MSKDTKQSADLAKELHQTNKILKEYKKAVDESTIFSIGDLSGKITYANKQFRSISGYTLEELIGKPHSIVRDPNTPKEIFEDMWQTIQNKKVWRGTLSNRKKNGEIYYVDATIVPILDENDEIVEYAGIRSDITLLVNKEKELLELRDKQRFEDVDKALKITNSNILASIPIASILVCERSHKIIGFNECFESMFFESSFLQKEPKIGELLLKNEDDAIYEDEQISFVQRYELLTPDCKAYIDVNGEKVEFLMGVKKLSEAFIVSFAAKGYACKTTI
- the accD gene encoding acetyl-CoA carboxylase, carboxyltransferase subunit beta, with protein sequence MNLLSIFSFNSNKKEAIKNESSSHWVKCKSCHSLMYYKEVENQNYVCPKCGFHLRIGVKERIKLLEDEGSFVEYDANLHPVDPIKFVDSKAYTKRIEEGFAKTGRKSSVVSGEIIMNGVDAQIVIFDFAFMGGSLGSVEGEKIVRAVNRAIEKRQGLVILSASGGARMQESTFSLLQMSKTSAALAKLARYNIPYISVLTDPTMGGVSASFATLGDIIIAEPGALIGFAGQRVIEQTIGSALPDGFQRAEFLLEKGSIDMIVNRNELKKTLSDMLTLLKVA